A single region of the Leptodactylus fuscus isolate aLepFus1 chromosome 5, aLepFus1.hap2, whole genome shotgun sequence genome encodes:
- the LOC142202577 gene encoding uncharacterized protein LOC142202577, with amino-acid sequence MPSCLVNQCISKTGRKGQNGQIILHHFPKDITRIKLWLQQTGQAFKDINALAQRIFDEKKYCLCSCHFTLDSYIINVQGRTLRVDAIPSIFPVVNEDECIIQENLKKDRRRTRKRPFDLATNSFQHPLGLPRTTPIVERIIVNEEMFQDTSSDGLQPPTIDPPTTPVIEKVIVKQEMFPDTDNDSLPQPAIQPPMIPPMLQPVMQPIIPPVIQPIIPPMIQPIAQPIIQTPIILLNGRIKVEDKTFEDPQSTTNGFCSIATQTDHTLSNSLVVYKEEREVGSDVQDGRLTPDVPDITVKEEPEYYSDTDVSARYWKVESAWS; translated from the exons ATGCCTAGCTGTTTGGTAAACCAATGTATTAGCAAAACCGGAAGGAAAGGGCAGAATGGGCAGATCATTTTGCACCACTTCCCTAAGGATATCACAAGGATAAAATTATGGCTGCAGCAGACGGGCCAAGCCTTTAAGGATATAAACGCTTTAGCCCAGAGGATATTTGATGAAAAGAAATACTGCCTGTGCTCCTGCCACTTCACTTTGGACTCCTATATTATTAACGTTCAAGGAAGAACTTTGAGAGTCGACGCCATACCTTCTATATTTCCGGTTGTCAACGAAGATGAATGTATTATCCAAGAAAATCTAAAGAAAGACCGTAGAAGAACGAGGAAAAGACCTTTTGACTTGGCCACCAATAGCTTCCAACATCCTTTGGGACTACCTCGAACTACCCCAATAGTCGAAAGAATAATAGTCAACGAAGAAATGTTTCAGGACACGTCAAGCGACGGCCTCCAGCCGCCTACGATAGATCCTCCGACCACCCCAGTCATCGAAAAAGTAATAGTCAAACAGGAAATGTTCCCGGATACAGACAACGATAGCCTTCCGCAGCCTGCGATACAACCACCAATGATACCGCCTATGCTGCAGCCTGTGATGCAGCCTATAATACCGCCCGTGATACAACCTATAATACCGCCTATGATACAGCCAATAGCACAGCCTATAATACAGACTCCAATCATATTACTGAATGGAAGAATAAAAGTCGAAGACAAAACCTTTGAGGATCCGCAATCGACCACAAATGGATTCTGTAGCATCGCGACACAGACGGATCACACGTTATCAAATTCACTTGTTGTTTATAAAGAAGAGCGAGAAGTGGGATCGGATGTACAGGACGGTCGGCTCACACCAG ATGTGCCAGACATCACCGTGAAAGAGGAGCCGGAGTATTATTCAGACACCGATGTATCTGCTAGATATTGGAAAGTGGAAAGTGCATGGAGCTGA